In one Longimicrobium sp. genomic region, the following are encoded:
- a CDS encoding Gfo/Idh/MocA family oxidoreductase, producing MTVHRPPIRVAVIGAGAIAQVVHLPILSRMRGVEIAAVNDRDAHTARTIADRYGSRAMDAERIWGDASIQAVVVCTPSHRHEENVRDALAAGKYVLCEKPLALTPDAVERVLAVDGAADRLMVGMNQRFRPDARALRSFVVSGELGDVYYLKTGWLSRTKPTGRLRSWRQMRHTGGGALMDLGLQMLDMAMWTFGYPKPLRVSAHTHTPAGAEVEDSAALLLRLEGDRLINLEVTWSLISRRDRQFMHLLGTAGSGSLSPLQVFRQMDSGLVDVAPALPPGTENIFTASYRNELQNFIEVVRGEQKAGAPGEHVRLMRIMEGAYRSAAEGREIDLTGE from the coding sequence GTGACCGTCCATCGTCCTCCCATCCGCGTTGCCGTGATCGGCGCGGGCGCCATCGCGCAGGTGGTGCACCTGCCCATCCTGAGCCGCATGCGCGGGGTGGAGATCGCCGCCGTGAACGACCGCGACGCCCACACCGCGCGCACCATCGCCGACCGCTACGGCTCGCGCGCCATGGACGCGGAGCGCATCTGGGGCGATGCGTCGATCCAGGCGGTGGTCGTCTGCACGCCCAGCCACCGCCACGAGGAGAACGTCCGCGACGCGCTGGCCGCCGGGAAGTACGTGCTCTGCGAGAAGCCGCTCGCGCTCACGCCCGACGCCGTGGAGCGCGTGCTGGCGGTGGACGGCGCCGCCGACCGGCTGATGGTGGGGATGAACCAGCGTTTCCGCCCCGACGCCCGCGCGCTCCGCTCCTTCGTCGTCAGCGGCGAGCTGGGCGACGTGTACTACCTGAAGACGGGATGGCTTTCGCGCACCAAGCCCACCGGGCGGCTGCGCTCCTGGCGCCAGATGCGGCACACCGGCGGCGGCGCGCTGATGGACCTGGGGCTGCAGATGCTGGACATGGCGATGTGGACCTTCGGCTATCCGAAGCCGCTGCGCGTGTCCGCCCACACGCACACGCCCGCCGGCGCCGAGGTCGAGGACTCGGCGGCGCTGCTGCTGCGGCTGGAGGGCGACCGGCTGATCAACCTGGAAGTCACCTGGTCGCTCATCTCCCGCCGCGACCGGCAGTTCATGCACCTGCTGGGCACCGCCGGCTCAGGCTCGCTCTCGCCGCTGCAGGTATTCCGGCAGATGGACAGCGGGCTGGTGGACGTGGCCCCCGCGCTGCCGCCGGGCACGGAGAACATCTTCACCGCCAGCTACCGCAACGAGCTGCAGAACTTCATCGAGGTGGTGCGCGGCGAGCAGAAGGCGGGCGCGCCCGGCGAGCACGTGCGGCTGATGCGCATCATGGAGGGCGCCTACCGCTCCGCCGCCGAGGGGCGCGAGATCGACCTCACCGGCGAGTGA
- a CDS encoding SpoIID/LytB domain-containing protein, with protein sequence MRRWAEATIVLALAAMAGCRTQEIRYGPVPIHNPPRPAPAPEPPPVPAPRDEPAPPPASRAPALKVGLIVDTPAGTVTSPSGMTVETEGGGNIDELAAGQGLAFSADADGGIAMTVLGANGDPAGRTRHGLESPVVVRAADGGVVEVRGAPYRGAILVQNSGRRGLTFVNRLDIESYLLGVVPKELGDVGEGVFEAIKAQAVAARTYAVKNMGRRTSLGFDVYPGTQDQVYGGVNAERELVSRAVRETAGEVLTYGGEPINAYYHSTCAGRTAAIDEVWNVSPVPYLVSVVDVDPRTGEAWDRASGKFQWTERWSGTQLVSILNRTLADSLRGRRIRDVYDMDVLSRTQSGRVRAMRIDTDAGSFIVGRDRVRWILAPARGGILNSAKFDVRVERSGGQVVSAVAEGGGWGHGIGMCQFGAMGRARAGQDYRTILDAYYPGARLSRMY encoded by the coding sequence GTGCGGCGCTGGGCTGAGGCGACGATCGTGCTGGCGCTGGCCGCGATGGCCGGGTGCCGCACGCAGGAGATCCGCTACGGGCCGGTGCCCATCCACAACCCGCCGCGCCCCGCGCCCGCGCCGGAGCCGCCCCCCGTCCCCGCGCCGCGCGACGAGCCCGCGCCGCCGCCCGCGTCCCGCGCGCCGGCGCTGAAGGTGGGCCTCATCGTCGACACCCCCGCGGGCACCGTCACCTCGCCGTCGGGGATGACGGTGGAGACGGAGGGCGGCGGGAACATCGACGAGCTGGCGGCGGGGCAGGGGCTGGCATTCTCGGCCGACGCGGACGGCGGGATCGCGATGACCGTTCTCGGCGCGAATGGCGACCCGGCCGGGCGGACGCGCCACGGCCTGGAATCTCCCGTCGTGGTGCGCGCGGCGGACGGGGGGGTGGTGGAGGTGCGCGGCGCGCCCTACCGCGGCGCCATCCTGGTGCAGAACTCCGGGCGCCGCGGGCTGACCTTCGTGAACCGCCTCGACATCGAAAGCTACCTCCTGGGCGTGGTGCCCAAGGAGCTGGGGGATGTCGGCGAGGGCGTGTTCGAGGCGATCAAGGCACAGGCGGTGGCGGCGCGGACCTACGCGGTGAAGAACATGGGCCGCCGCACGTCGCTGGGGTTCGACGTGTATCCCGGCACGCAGGACCAGGTGTACGGCGGGGTGAACGCGGAGCGCGAGCTGGTTTCCCGCGCGGTGCGCGAGACCGCGGGCGAGGTGCTGACGTACGGCGGCGAGCCGATCAACGCCTACTACCACTCCACCTGCGCGGGGCGAACGGCGGCGATCGACGAGGTGTGGAACGTGTCGCCCGTGCCCTACCTGGTCTCGGTCGTGGACGTCGACCCGCGCACCGGCGAGGCGTGGGACCGCGCCAGCGGCAAGTTCCAGTGGACCGAGCGCTGGTCGGGAACGCAACTCGTCTCCATCCTGAACCGCACGCTGGCCGATTCGCTGCGCGGGCGCCGCATCCGCGACGTGTACGATATGGACGTGCTGTCGCGCACGCAGTCCGGCCGCGTGCGCGCGATGCGGATCGACACCGACGCCGGCTCGTTCATCGTGGGGCGCGACCGGGTGCGGTGGATCCTGGCGCCGGCGCGCGGCGGGATTTTGAACAGCGCGAAGTTCGACGTGCGGGTGGAGCGCTCCGGCGGGCAGGTGGTTTCCGCGGTGGCCGAGGGCGGGGGATGGGGCCACGGCATCGGGATGTGCCAGTTCGGCGCGATGGGCCGCGCCCGCGCGGGGCAGGATTACCGCACGATCCTGGATGCGTACTACCCCGGCGCCCGGTTGTCGCGGATGTATTGA
- the hemL gene encoding glutamate-1-semialdehyde 2,1-aminomutase: MSRRETSSALFRRAVEVTPGGVNSPVRAFRSVGGEPFFVDRAQGARIRDVDGNEYIDYVLSWGPMILGHAHPAVVAAVCDAARNGTSYGAPTEREVELAELVRELVPSMERVRFVSSGTEATMSAVRLARGFTGREFILKFDGCYHGHGDSFLVKAGSGVATLGLPNSPGVPAELSKLTLTAPFNDVEAVEAVFRAYAGSIAAVILEPVVGNAGFIPPDDGFLPMLRRITEEDGALLVFDEVMTGFRVARGGAQERFGVRPDLTTLGKVIGGGLPVGAYGGRREIMDRIAPVGPVYQAGTLSGNPLAMAAGLAQLRILRDEDPYPALERRTARLVAGMLEAAGEMGVPASGGSLGSMWGFFFTAGPVRSFDDAKRSDVPLFNRFFHAMLDRGVFLAPSQFEAGFTSTAHGDAEIEETIGRAGEALRAALG, translated from the coding sequence ATGAGCCGGCGGGAGACATCGTCCGCGCTCTTCCGCCGCGCGGTGGAGGTCACGCCCGGTGGCGTGAACTCGCCGGTGCGCGCCTTCCGCTCCGTCGGCGGCGAGCCGTTCTTCGTGGACCGCGCCCAGGGCGCGCGGATCCGGGACGTGGACGGCAACGAGTACATCGACTACGTGCTCTCCTGGGGCCCCATGATCCTGGGCCACGCACACCCGGCGGTGGTCGCCGCGGTGTGCGACGCGGCGCGGAACGGGACCAGCTACGGCGCGCCGACGGAGCGCGAGGTGGAGCTGGCGGAGCTGGTGCGCGAGCTGGTGCCGAGCATGGAGCGCGTGCGCTTCGTCAGCAGCGGCACGGAGGCCACGATGAGCGCCGTCCGCCTGGCGCGCGGCTTCACCGGGCGCGAGTTCATCCTCAAGTTCGACGGGTGCTACCACGGCCACGGCGACTCCTTCCTGGTGAAGGCCGGCTCCGGCGTCGCCACGCTTGGCCTCCCCAACTCGCCCGGCGTTCCCGCGGAGCTGTCGAAGCTCACGCTCACCGCGCCGTTCAACGACGTCGAGGCGGTCGAGGCAGTCTTCCGCGCGTACGCCGGCAGCATCGCCGCGGTCATTCTGGAGCCGGTGGTCGGCAATGCGGGGTTCATCCCCCCGGACGACGGGTTTCTTCCGATGTTGCGGCGGATCACCGAGGAGGACGGGGCGCTGCTGGTGTTCGACGAGGTGATGACGGGGTTCCGCGTGGCCCGCGGCGGGGCGCAGGAGCGCTTCGGGGTGCGGCCGGACCTGACCACGCTGGGAAAGGTGATCGGCGGCGGACTTCCGGTCGGCGCGTACGGGGGACGCAGGGAGATCATGGACCGGATCGCCCCCGTGGGCCCCGTCTACCAGGCGGGGACGCTCTCCGGCAACCCGCTGGCGATGGCGGCCGGGCTGGCGCAGCTGCGCATCCTGCGCGACGAGGATCCCTATCCCGCGCTGGAGCGGCGGACCGCGCGGCTGGTGGCGGGGATGCTGGAGGCCGCGGGGGAGATGGGCGTCCCGGCGAGCGGCGGGAGCCTGGGCTCGATGTGGGGTTTCTTCTTCACCGCGGGGCCGGTGAGGAGCTTCGACGACGCGAAACGGAGCGACGTGCCGCTGTTCAACCGCTTCTTCCATGCGATGCTGGACCGCGGCGTGTTCCTGGCGCCCAGCCAGTTCGAGGCGGGCTTCACCTCCACCGCGCACGGCGACGCGGAGATCGAGGAGACGATCGGCCGGGCCGGGGAGGCGCTGCGTGCGGCGCTGGGCTGA
- a CDS encoding YajQ family cyclic di-GMP-binding protein — MAKNSTFDITSSVDMQEVDNAVNQARKEVLQRYDFKGATAEIDFDKKAGTLKLLADDDYKLTALVDIIQSKLIKRGVPIRNMDYGEVEQAFGGKARQTITLVQSISTEKAKEIVKSIKDAGFKKVNAQIQDEQVRVTSPSIDELQAVIAHLKKQDFGLELSYGNFRSQ, encoded by the coding sequence ATGGCAAAGAACTCGACGTTCGACATCACCTCCAGCGTGGACATGCAGGAGGTGGACAACGCCGTGAACCAGGCGCGCAAGGAAGTGCTGCAGCGCTACGACTTCAAGGGCGCCACGGCCGAGATCGACTTCGACAAGAAGGCGGGCACGCTGAAGCTGCTGGCCGACGACGACTACAAGCTCACCGCGCTGGTCGACATCATCCAGAGCAAGCTGATCAAGCGCGGCGTGCCCATCCGCAACATGGACTACGGCGAGGTGGAGCAGGCCTTCGGCGGCAAGGCGCGGCAGACGATCACCCTGGTGCAGAGCATCAGCACCGAGAAGGCCAAGGAGATCGTGAAGTCGATCAAGGACGCCGGCTTCAAGAAGGTGAACGCGCAGATCCAGGACGAGCAGGTGCGTGTGACCTCGCCCTCGATCGACGAGCTGCAGGCGGTGATCGCGCACCTGAAGAAACAGGACTTCGGGCTGGAGCTGAGCTACGGCAACTTCCGCTCGCAATGA
- the tnpA gene encoding IS200/IS605 family transposase — protein sequence MRSPWTQLYLHLVWATWQRAPLLVEPVRSEVYDLIQADCTRLRADVLAIGGMEDHVHLLVRVPPTIAPAMLVKQVKGSSAHAVNHSTGIYKTFRWQGGYGAFSVSKRHVPLITDYILRQEEHHRDQRLWPLLEPPPAEPAEAKPLG from the coding sequence ATGCGCAGTCCATGGACACAGCTTTACCTGCATCTCGTCTGGGCTACCTGGCAGCGGGCGCCGCTCCTGGTCGAGCCGGTTCGGTCGGAGGTGTATGACCTGATTCAGGCGGATTGCACCCGGCTGCGCGCGGACGTGCTGGCGATCGGGGGCATGGAGGACCACGTGCATCTCCTCGTGCGTGTTCCGCCTACGATTGCTCCGGCGATGCTCGTCAAGCAGGTGAAGGGCTCGTCCGCGCACGCGGTGAATCATTCAACCGGCATCTACAAGACCTTCCGGTGGCAAGGGGGCTACGGCGCATTCAGTGTCTCGAAACGCCATGTGCCGCTCATCACCGACTACATCCTCCGCCAGGAGGAACATCATCGGGACCAGCGCCTCTGGCCGCTCCTCGAACCTCCCCCAGCCGAACCAGCGGAAGCAAAACCGTTGGGCTGA
- a CDS encoding matrixin family metalloprotease, with product MELLARLGREVDLRLGTAHHVAAPLEFRASKDGKLASAALLDALLDRAEAEDAAPGEHWMLAVADAPLHAPGHGRVFGEAAIGSGCAVMGLGALDGGKRCDAMTLLGRAVKEAVHELGHAAGLAHCADPRCVMYPSRHIADTDRKAERFCARCRDDFAHVTLDAARG from the coding sequence GTGGAGCTCCTCGCCCGGCTCGGCCGCGAAGTCGATCTGCGGCTCGGGACGGCGCATCACGTTGCCGCGCCGCTGGAGTTTCGGGCTTCGAAGGACGGGAAGCTCGCTTCCGCGGCGCTGCTGGACGCGCTCCTGGACCGCGCGGAAGCGGAGGATGCCGCGCCCGGCGAGCACTGGATGCTGGCCGTGGCGGACGCGCCGCTGCACGCGCCGGGGCACGGCCGCGTCTTCGGCGAGGCGGCCATCGGGAGCGGCTGCGCGGTGATGGGATTGGGCGCACTTGACGGCGGAAAGCGTTGCGATGCAATGACTTTGCTGGGGCGGGCGGTCAAGGAGGCGGTGCACGAGCTGGGGCACGCGGCGGGGCTTGCGCATTGTGCCGACCCGCGCTGCGTCATGTATCCCTCGCGCCACATTGCCGACACCGACCGCAAAGCCGAACGTTTCTGCGCCCGCTGCCGGGATGATTTCGCGCACGTAACCCTTGATGCGGCGCGGGGCTGA
- a CDS encoding ANTAR domain-containing response regulator: protein MRILVADDEPASAEALKDLLEIIGHQVVGPACDGAEAVRLARCEHPDLAILDIDMPRLSGLDAIDQITRSRPIPVIVLTAHCDAEFVDRAAELPVFNYLTKPAGADRIVPAIRMATARFREWSALNGRVSELSQKMDERKTIERAKGILMEVRGINEGDAYRLIQRESQQRSRSMIDVARSVVAAQGVFRRPAAPAPNAPPATMPVPPNLTAPVEPAA from the coding sequence ATGCGGATCCTGGTTGCCGACGACGAGCCCGCGAGCGCAGAGGCGTTGAAGGACCTGCTGGAGATCATCGGCCACCAGGTGGTCGGGCCCGCGTGCGACGGCGCCGAGGCGGTGCGGCTGGCCCGGTGCGAGCACCCGGACCTGGCCATCCTCGACATCGACATGCCGCGGCTGTCGGGGCTCGACGCCATCGACCAGATCACCCGCTCGCGCCCCATCCCCGTGATCGTGCTGACCGCGCACTGCGACGCCGAGTTCGTGGACCGCGCGGCCGAGCTCCCCGTGTTCAACTACCTGACCAAGCCGGCCGGGGCGGACCGCATCGTCCCCGCCATCCGCATGGCCACCGCGCGCTTCCGCGAGTGGAGCGCGCTGAACGGGCGGGTGAGCGAGCTGAGCCAGAAGATGGACGAGCGCAAGACCATCGAGCGCGCCAAGGGAATCCTGATGGAGGTGCGCGGGATCAACGAGGGCGACGCCTACCGCCTGATCCAGCGCGAGAGCCAGCAGCGCAGCCGCAGCATGATCGACGTGGCGCGCAGCGTCGTGGCCGCGCAGGGCGTGTTCCGCCGCCCCGCCGCGCCCGCGCCGAACGCGCCACCGGCGACCATGCCCGTGCCGCCGAACCTCACCGCGCCCGTGGAGCCCGCCGCCTGA
- a CDS encoding PBP1A family penicillin-binding protein, translated as MLKAALIAAGIGFAAVAAALAWMWPRCSGGGCPSVAALRTYTPPQATQVFDGRGRLVANLAPERRFVVPLNRIPAHVSGAFLAVEDKRFYRHHGVDWRRAFGALARDVRSLSWKEGFSTLTMQLARNVFPEQLSRAKTVRRKLAEVVLARKIEASFSKDQILEMYLNQIYLGNGLYGVQAAAQGYFGKDAGHLTNAEAATLAALPKAPSFYDPRRNPDAARRRRDLVLDQMAHAGVIDAGEATRAKAEPLKLAAPREASGAAPYFVAAVRRELLQRFGPEAETRGYKVYTTLDPALQATAERELVRQVAAVESGRMGRFRHVSCSARPPAYPGNCLQGLFVAMDPASGDVLALVGGRDYALSQFDRATQARRQAGSAFKPIVYAAAIAQGIPVTTPLLGPDATGQLGDYRPADHVSDSVDVDLRDALRLSSNRATVVLGNMIGVTRVAAEAKDLGISTPVHPYPSSFLGAAEVVPMELVAAYSVFASGGTLVKPRLIRRVVDADGQEVYRATTTRRFALSPAVSYLTTSLLRDVVDRGTGSGVRAALPATIPAAGKTGTTDEGADVWFIGVTPDIVAGVWMGFDRPQAILADASGGGLAAPVWGRVVADYYRRHPAPVAWSPPPDLQAREIDRTTGKLATPMCPREDVVTEYFLSGTEPTESCPVHLDGVGGEPGWFGQAVQAVGGLFGGSGDDGQQEPPPAPRDKPRSKNYPPVPVPR; from the coding sequence ATGCTGAAAGCCGCGCTGATCGCCGCCGGCATCGGCTTCGCCGCGGTGGCGGCGGCGCTGGCGTGGATGTGGCCGCGCTGCTCCGGCGGCGGCTGCCCGTCGGTGGCGGCGCTGCGCACCTACACGCCGCCGCAGGCCACGCAGGTCTTCGACGGCCGCGGCCGCCTGGTGGCCAACCTGGCCCCCGAGCGGCGCTTCGTGGTCCCCCTGAACCGCATCCCCGCGCACGTCTCCGGCGCCTTCCTGGCGGTCGAGGACAAGCGCTTCTACCGCCATCACGGCGTGGACTGGCGCCGCGCGTTCGGCGCGCTGGCCCGCGACGTCCGCTCGCTGTCGTGGAAGGAGGGGTTCAGCACGCTGACCATGCAGCTGGCGCGCAACGTCTTTCCCGAGCAGCTGTCGCGGGCCAAGACGGTGCGCCGCAAGCTGGCCGAGGTGGTGCTGGCGCGGAAGATCGAGGCGTCGTTCTCCAAGGACCAGATCCTGGAGATGTACCTGAACCAGATCTACCTGGGGAACGGGCTGTACGGGGTGCAGGCAGCCGCGCAAGGGTACTTCGGCAAGGACGCCGGCCACCTCACCAACGCCGAGGCGGCCACGCTGGCCGCGCTCCCCAAGGCGCCCAGCTTCTACGACCCCCGCCGCAACCCCGACGCGGCGCGCAGGCGGCGCGACCTGGTGCTGGACCAGATGGCGCACGCCGGGGTGATCGACGCCGGCGAGGCCACGCGCGCGAAGGCCGAGCCGCTGAAGCTGGCCGCCCCGCGCGAGGCCAGCGGCGCCGCGCCGTACTTCGTGGCCGCCGTCCGCCGCGAGCTGCTGCAGCGCTTCGGGCCCGAGGCGGAGACGCGGGGATACAAGGTGTACACGACGCTCGATCCCGCGCTGCAGGCCACGGCCGAGCGCGAGCTGGTGCGGCAGGTGGCGGCCGTCGAGTCGGGGCGGATGGGGCGCTTCCGCCACGTCTCCTGCTCCGCGCGCCCGCCCGCGTATCCCGGCAACTGCCTGCAGGGATTGTTCGTGGCGATGGACCCCGCGAGCGGCGACGTGCTGGCGCTGGTGGGCGGGCGCGACTACGCGCTGAGCCAGTTCGACCGCGCCACGCAGGCCAGGCGGCAGGCCGGATCGGCCTTCAAGCCCATCGTCTACGCCGCCGCCATCGCGCAGGGGATCCCCGTCACCACGCCGCTGCTGGGGCCCGACGCCACGGGGCAGCTGGGCGACTACCGCCCCGCGGACCACGTTTCCGACTCGGTGGACGTGGACCTGCGCGACGCGCTCCGCCTCTCGTCCAACCGCGCCACCGTCGTGCTGGGGAACATGATCGGCGTCACCCGCGTGGCCGCCGAGGCGAAGGACCTGGGGATCAGCACGCCCGTCCATCCCTATCCGTCGTCGTTCCTCGGCGCGGCCGAGGTGGTGCCGATGGAGCTGGTGGCGGCGTACTCCGTCTTCGCCAGCGGAGGAACGCTGGTGAAGCCGCGCCTCATCCGCCGGGTGGTGGACGCGGACGGGCAGGAGGTTTACCGGGCCACGACCACGCGCCGCTTCGCCCTTTCTCCCGCCGTCTCCTACCTCACCACCTCGCTGCTGCGCGACGTGGTGGACCGCGGCACCGGCAGCGGCGTGCGCGCGGCGCTCCCGGCCACGATCCCCGCCGCGGGGAAGACGGGGACGACGGACGAGGGCGCCGACGTGTGGTTCATCGGCGTCACGCCCGACATCGTGGCCGGCGTGTGGATGGGCTTCGACCGGCCGCAGGCGATCCTGGCCGACGCGTCGGGCGGGGGGCTGGCGGCGCCGGTGTGGGGGCGCGTGGTGGCCGACTACTACCGCCGCCACCCGGCGCCGGTGGCGTGGAGCCCGCCGCCCGACCTGCAGGCGCGCGAGATCGACCGGACGACGGGCAAGCTGGCCACGCCGATGTGCCCGCGCGAGGACGTGGTGACGGAGTACTTCCTGAGCGGCACGGAGCCCACGGAAAGCTGCCCGGTGCACCTGGACGGCGTGGGCGGCGAGCCCGGCTGGTTCGGGCAGGCGGTGCAGGCGGTCGGCGGCCTCTTCGGCGGCAGTGGCGACGACGGCCAGCAGGAGCCGCCGCCCGCGCCGCGCGACAAACCGCGGAGCAAGAACTATCCGCCCGTCCCCGTGCCGCGGTAA
- the trxB gene encoding thioredoxin-disulfide reductase has product MSSAGNSSSKAETLVIIGSGPAAWTAAIYAARANLDPLVIEGEPSREMIPGGQLMYTTDIENFPGFPEGVGGQEIMERMKDQAVRFGARTMMENVASVDFSRRPFVLRPSWSPEIRAQAVIVATGARANWLGLHNEERLAQAGGGVSACAVCDGALPAFRNQRLVVVGGGDSAMEEATYLTKFASEVVIVHRRDSFRASQVMQDRVLAHEKIKVRWNTQVLDVLGDDAITAVRLRNTVTGEEEDFPVGGMFVAIGHTPNTAFLEGQVELTHNGYVRLPHAWRTETSVPGVFAAGDVMDDYYRQAITAAGTGCMAALEAERWMAHHGVTEAEPPVLETAESSIGLGEGE; this is encoded by the coding sequence ATGAGCTCCGCAGGGAACAGCAGCAGCAAGGCCGAGACGCTGGTGATCATCGGCTCCGGGCCGGCCGCGTGGACCGCGGCCATCTACGCCGCGCGCGCCAACCTGGACCCGCTGGTCATCGAGGGCGAGCCCTCGCGGGAGATGATCCCCGGCGGCCAGCTGATGTACACGACCGACATCGAGAACTTCCCCGGCTTTCCCGAGGGCGTGGGCGGGCAGGAGATCATGGAGCGGATGAAGGACCAGGCGGTCCGCTTCGGCGCGCGCACCATGATGGAGAACGTCGCCTCGGTCGACTTCTCGCGGCGTCCGTTCGTCCTGCGCCCCTCGTGGTCGCCGGAGATCCGGGCGCAGGCGGTGATCGTGGCCACCGGCGCGCGCGCCAACTGGCTGGGGCTGCACAACGAGGAGCGGCTGGCGCAGGCCGGTGGCGGCGTGAGCGCCTGCGCGGTGTGCGACGGCGCGCTCCCCGCCTTCCGCAATCAGCGCCTCGTCGTCGTCGGCGGCGGCGACTCGGCGATGGAGGAGGCCACCTACCTCACGAAGTTCGCCAGCGAGGTGGTGATCGTGCACCGCCGCGACAGCTTCCGCGCCTCGCAGGTGATGCAGGACCGCGTGCTGGCGCACGAGAAGATCAAGGTGCGCTGGAACACGCAGGTGCTGGACGTGCTGGGCGACGACGCGATCACCGCCGTGCGCCTGCGCAACACGGTGACGGGCGAGGAGGAGGACTTTCCCGTGGGGGGGATGTTCGTCGCCATCGGCCACACGCCGAACACCGCGTTCCTCGAGGGCCAGGTGGAGCTGACGCACAACGGCTACGTCCGCCTCCCGCACGCGTGGCGCACGGAGACATCGGTCCCCGGCGTGTTCGCCGCGGGCGACGTGATGGACGACTACTACCGCCAGGCGATCACCGCCGCTGGGACGGGGTGCATGGCCGCGCTCGAGGCGGAGCGCTGGATGGCGCACCACGGCGTCACCGAGGCCGAGCCGCCCGTGCTGGAGACGGCGGAGAGCTCCATCGGCCTCGGCGAAGGCGAGTAG